The following coding sequences are from one Cenarchaeum symbiosum A window:
- a CDS encoding DNA-directed RNA polymerase, subunit H, RpoH/RPB5 (COG2012) translates to MATKKVPILVPDHVYVPLHEIITKAEAEEVLEKFNCKPTELPLILVEDPAIIGLGVKPGDMIRITRKSSTAGESIYYRYVVEV, encoded by the coding sequence ATGGCTACTAAAAAGGTGCCAATACTAGTACCCGATCACGTGTATGTGCCTCTGCACGAGATCATCACCAAGGCCGAGGCCGAGGAGGTGCTGGAAAAATTCAACTGCAAGCCGACTGAACTGCCCCTGATACTGGTCGAGGACCCAGCGATCATAGGGCTGGGGGTCAAGCCCGGCGACATGATAAGGATAACCAGAAAGAGCAGCACGGCCGGCGAGAGCATCTACTACCGGTACGTGGTGGAGGTATAA
- a CDS encoding cysteine sulfinate desulfinase/cysteine desulfurase (COG1104) produces the protein MRPEVLEAMLPYLEGDYGNPSSIHRQGRTAERAVDDAREQAAALIGASPKEIILTSGGTESNNMAVLGARGEPGRNGFVTTSIEHDAVLEPCARLRDRGFETSTVGPGDDGIVRAAEMAKAVGPGTSHASVMTANNEVGTIQPISEIAGICRERGAVFHTDAVQAAGKVPLDVSELGVDMLSFSSHKINGPKGAGALYVRKGVELDPLILGGGQERGMRSGTENVAAIAGFGRACEMARERLTEDAARVRRMRDRLAERILGEITHVEYNGSKESRLPGNAHFTFYGVSGEDLLIKLDEYGLAASTGSACSVRTQKESHVLRAMGFARERINGSLRLSVGIFNTDEEIDGAVDALTRAVAELRRVSPYRAKYGF, from the coding sequence ATGAGGCCCGAGGTGCTCGAGGCGATGCTGCCGTATCTTGAGGGGGATTATGGCAACCCGTCGTCGATACACCGCCAGGGCAGGACCGCCGAGAGGGCGGTCGATGATGCGAGGGAGCAGGCCGCCGCGCTAATCGGCGCCTCGCCAAAAGAGATCATCCTGACCTCGGGGGGCACAGAATCAAACAACATGGCCGTTCTTGGCGCGCGGGGGGAGCCTGGCCGGAACGGGTTTGTCACCACCTCGATAGAGCACGACGCGGTCCTCGAGCCGTGCGCCAGGCTCCGCGACCGCGGCTTTGAGACAAGCACGGTGGGCCCCGGCGACGACGGCATCGTACGCGCGGCCGAGATGGCAAAAGCCGTGGGCCCCGGAACATCCCATGCATCCGTAATGACTGCCAACAATGAAGTGGGCACAATCCAGCCCATCTCTGAGATTGCCGGGATATGCCGCGAACGGGGGGCCGTATTTCACACGGACGCTGTACAGGCCGCGGGCAAGGTTCCACTTGACGTCTCGGAGCTCGGCGTGGACATGCTGTCGTTTTCATCGCACAAGATCAACGGGCCCAAGGGCGCGGGGGCCCTGTACGTCCGCAAAGGGGTGGAGCTCGACCCGCTGATACTCGGCGGGGGCCAGGAGCGGGGGATGCGCTCGGGCACAGAGAACGTGGCGGCCATTGCGGGCTTTGGCAGGGCGTGCGAGATGGCGCGCGAGAGGCTCACGGAGGATGCGGCGCGCGTGCGCCGCATGAGGGACCGCCTGGCCGAGAGAATACTCGGCGAGATAACCCATGTAGAGTACAACGGCAGCAAAGAATCGCGGCTGCCCGGCAACGCTCACTTTACTTTTTACGGTGTGAGCGGGGAGGATCTCCTCATCAAGCTCGACGAGTATGGGTTAGCCGCATCGACCGGCTCTGCCTGCTCGGTCCGCACACAAAAGGAATCCCATGTATTGCGTGCGATGGGCTTTGCACGGGAGCGGATCAACGGCTCGCTGAGGCTCAGCGTGGGCATATTCAATACCGACGAGGAGATCGACGGGGCAGTCGACGCGCTGACCCGGGCGGTGGCCGAGCTCAGGCGGGTCTCCCCGTACCGGGCAAAGTACGGATTCTAG
- a CDS encoding ATP-utilizing enzyme of the PP-loop superfamily (COG1606) — MTGLDGLLEWFAGRGRVMVALSGGVDSALVAYAAHRALGDGAIAVTADYKTLAQDELADAKRVCSEIGMQHMLITYDELENADFVRNDSRRCFYCKTELAGRMAGLAAEHGVKVIVDGTNLDDLSEYRPGIAAMRDGGILSPLADAGFRKEDVRREARLAGISVHDKPSNSCLASRVPWGQRVTAEKLARIEMGESLVKSEAGVAQVRVRDMDGAASIEVEPGDVARLSGMLAELDAKLRMIGFKSATVDPLGYRPGGINVAAD, encoded by the coding sequence ATGACCGGCCTGGACGGTCTCTTGGAATGGTTTGCCGGCCGCGGCCGCGTCATGGTGGCGCTCTCCGGCGGCGTGGATTCGGCGCTGGTGGCGTACGCGGCACACAGGGCTCTCGGCGACGGCGCGATTGCTGTTACAGCAGACTACAAGACATTAGCACAGGACGAGCTGGCCGACGCGAAGAGGGTCTGCAGCGAGATAGGCATGCAGCACATGCTGATTACATACGACGAGCTGGAGAACGCGGACTTTGTGCGCAACGACAGCCGCAGGTGCTTTTACTGCAAGACGGAGCTGGCAGGCAGGATGGCAGGACTCGCGGCAGAGCACGGGGTAAAGGTGATAGTTGACGGGACAAACCTTGACGACCTGTCGGAATACAGGCCCGGCATAGCGGCGATGCGCGACGGTGGCATACTCAGCCCGCTGGCCGATGCGGGCTTCCGCAAGGAAGACGTGAGAAGGGAGGCCCGGCTGGCGGGCATCTCCGTCCACGACAAGCCGTCCAATTCGTGCCTTGCGTCGCGCGTGCCGTGGGGCCAGAGGGTGACTGCCGAGAAGCTGGCACGGATAGAGATGGGCGAATCCCTTGTAAAGAGCGAGGCCGGCGTGGCCCAGGTCAGGGTGCGCGACATGGACGGGGCGGCCAGCATAGAGGTGGAGCCGGGCGATGTGGCGAGGCTCTCCGGTATGCTGGCCGAGCTAGATGCCAAGCTTCGCATGATAGGCTTCAAGTCGGCGACGGTAGATCCGCTCGGATACCGCCCCGGCGGGATCAACGTGGCGGCGGATTGA
- a CDS encoding conserved hypothetical protein (COG1641), with protein sequence MVLVIDCQVAGISGDMMLSSLVDMGASATAVSDGVRSAGPLGGERIVEISFEKTRRHGTEATGMVLRLEGGVHARRASEVRECITNACKKIGLPGRAAGFAESSVDALISAESRIHGEPEDSVHLHEAASLDTVVDILGTAIALEDLSAFDEEVVCTPVAVGGGTVTFSHGTTSNPAGAILEILRGTGITICGGPAGVELATPTGACMLRCLAGSCSGFYPAMEVEGVGYGAGSADPDGFSNVLKVVRGPAAEGLLHDSVAVLETNIDDASGELMAHVIDSVMEKGALDVTVSPAVTKKGRPAHLVSVICEHRLAERLAGLLVAESGTLGVRMGSSRRLTAPRSDRSAELDIGGRKFSVRFKTNDATGTYKVESDEVGRVARSLGVPFREADEMIRAGIDGAEKQ encoded by the coding sequence ATGGTTCTGGTTATAGACTGCCAGGTCGCGGGCATATCCGGCGACATGATGCTCTCGTCACTTGTCGACATGGGCGCAAGCGCGACGGCCGTATCAGACGGCGTCAGGTCGGCGGGGCCCCTGGGGGGCGAGCGCATAGTAGAGATCAGCTTTGAGAAGACGCGGCGGCACGGCACCGAGGCGACCGGCATGGTCCTGCGCCTGGAAGGGGGAGTGCACGCGCGCCGCGCGTCGGAGGTGCGCGAATGCATAACAAATGCGTGCAAAAAGATAGGCCTGCCGGGGCGCGCGGCAGGGTTCGCAGAGTCGTCTGTTGACGCGCTGATATCGGCAGAATCGCGCATACACGGCGAGCCGGAGGACTCTGTGCACTTGCACGAGGCGGCCAGCCTTGACACTGTCGTCGACATACTGGGCACAGCAATAGCACTCGAGGACTTGAGCGCGTTTGACGAGGAGGTTGTCTGCACGCCTGTTGCGGTGGGGGGCGGCACTGTAACGTTCTCGCACGGGACCACCTCGAACCCTGCTGGCGCAATACTGGAGATCCTCCGGGGGACCGGGATAACAATCTGCGGGGGGCCCGCGGGCGTGGAGCTGGCGACCCCGACGGGAGCATGCATGCTGCGGTGCCTTGCGGGCTCGTGCAGCGGGTTCTATCCGGCCATGGAGGTGGAGGGCGTGGGATACGGCGCCGGCAGCGCAGATCCTGACGGGTTCTCCAATGTGCTAAAGGTGGTGCGCGGTCCTGCTGCAGAAGGGCTGCTTCATGACAGCGTGGCAGTCCTGGAGACCAACATAGACGACGCCTCGGGCGAGCTGATGGCCCATGTGATAGACTCTGTCATGGAGAAGGGCGCGCTAGACGTTACGGTCTCGCCCGCGGTGACCAAGAAAGGGAGGCCGGCGCACCTTGTATCTGTGATATGCGAGCACCGGCTGGCAGAGCGCCTGGCGGGCCTGCTGGTCGCAGAATCGGGCACCCTCGGGGTGAGGATGGGCTCGTCGCGGAGGCTCACCGCCCCGCGCTCGGACCGCAGCGCCGAGCTGGATATCGGGGGCAGAAAGTTCTCCGTAAGGTTCAAGACAAACGATGCCACTGGCACCTACAAGGTGGAATCCGACGAAGTGGGAAGGGTGGCCCGGTCGCTTGGCGTGCCATTCCGGGAGGCAGATGAGATGATAAGGGCCGGCATAGACGGGGCGGAAAAACAATGA
- a CDS encoding malate/L-lactate dehydrogenase (COG0039) yields the protein MITIIGAGKVGGDAAMFCALRRLDSEILLLDIVEGLPQGEAMDINHMLAEQGIDTEVRGSNDYSDMEGSDIVVVVAGAGRKPGMTRMDLLKINAGIVKGVVEKVKEHAKDSMIIPVTNPLDPITYIAYKTSGFEKNRVFGMGGMLDLSRFRQFIHEATGYSRDSIRALVMGEHGENMLPLPRFSTVSGIPLLSLISAEKAAELVRDTKKVAAKVIELKGATVHAPGNSISAMVESIVRDKKQVIPVSAYLEGEYGHSGVTIGVPAVIGRKGVEKIVELDLDGAEKEAFDKGVASVRDAVSGV from the coding sequence ATGATAACCATAATAGGGGCCGGAAAGGTCGGCGGCGACGCAGCCATGTTCTGCGCGCTAAGGAGGCTCGACAGCGAGATTCTACTGCTCGACATAGTAGAGGGGCTGCCGCAGGGCGAGGCCATGGACATAAACCACATGCTCGCAGAGCAGGGGATAGACACGGAGGTCCGGGGCTCCAACGACTATTCCGACATGGAGGGATCCGACATAGTGGTGGTGGTCGCCGGCGCCGGCAGAAAGCCGGGCATGACCAGGATGGACCTGCTCAAGATAAACGCAGGGATAGTAAAGGGGGTCGTCGAAAAGGTAAAAGAGCACGCCAAGGATTCCATGATAATCCCAGTTACAAACCCCCTTGATCCCATAACCTACATAGCATACAAGACGTCCGGGTTTGAAAAAAACCGCGTCTTTGGCATGGGAGGAATGCTGGACCTGTCGAGGTTCAGGCAGTTCATACACGAGGCGACGGGCTACTCCCGGGATTCCATCAGGGCTCTAGTCATGGGCGAGCACGGCGAGAACATGCTGCCCCTGCCGAGGTTCTCGACGGTCTCGGGGATACCCCTGCTGTCCCTTATATCCGCGGAAAAGGCAGCCGAGCTGGTCCGGGATACCAAGAAGGTTGCCGCCAAGGTGATAGAGCTCAAAGGGGCGACGGTCCACGCCCCGGGCAACTCCATATCGGCCATGGTGGAATCCATAGTGCGGGACAAAAAGCAGGTGATCCCTGTATCTGCATACCTTGAGGGGGAGTACGGGCACTCTGGCGTTACCATAGGCGTGCCTGCAGTCATAGGCAGAAAAGGTGTCGAAAAGATAGTGGAGCTTGACCTTGACGGGGCCGAGAAGGAGGCGTTTGACAAGGGCGTTGCAAGCGTCAGGGACGCGGTATCCGGCGTCTGA
- a CDS encoding NCAIR mutase (COG1691), translating into MELDEILESLAAGRMDSAEARRLLSLYSIEKMGEFAKFDAGRKNRRGIPEVVYAGGKQPVEIREIITGALNSSDSVLVSRIRADDLPDIMKFAGEAGLRTDEGRNSSSVLFFRNPPPEYPGKVGIICAGTSDIGIAEEARLMCRAMNCGSICSYDVGVAGMHRLFPVLKEMVAGDVDVIVAVAGMEGALATIVSSMVDLPVIGVPSSAGYGYGGDGIGALAAMLQSCTLGVSVVNIDNGIGAGAVAASICRRVRLRGGAEPSADPRP; encoded by the coding sequence TTGGAGCTCGACGAGATCCTCGAATCGCTTGCGGCAGGAAGGATGGATTCAGCAGAGGCCAGGAGGCTGCTCTCGCTGTATTCCATAGAGAAGATGGGCGAGTTTGCAAAGTTCGACGCGGGCAGAAAGAACCGCAGGGGGATACCCGAGGTGGTATACGCAGGCGGCAAGCAGCCAGTAGAGATAAGGGAGATAATCACGGGAGCCCTGAACAGCTCGGATTCTGTCCTGGTATCCAGGATACGCGCAGACGACCTGCCTGATATAATGAAATTTGCAGGGGAGGCAGGCCTGCGCACTGACGAGGGAAGAAACTCGTCGTCTGTGCTGTTCTTTAGGAATCCGCCGCCAGAATACCCCGGAAAGGTGGGGATCATCTGCGCAGGAACCTCGGATATCGGCATAGCAGAAGAGGCCCGCCTCATGTGCAGGGCGATGAACTGCGGGAGCATCTGCAGCTATGATGTCGGGGTGGCCGGCATGCACAGGCTGTTCCCCGTCCTAAAGGAGATGGTGGCAGGCGATGTGGACGTGATAGTAGCGGTGGCCGGGATGGAGGGGGCGCTCGCCACGATAGTCTCGTCGATGGTGGACCTGCCGGTGATCGGGGTGCCAAGCTCCGCCGGCTACGGGTACGGAGGTGATGGAATAGGGGCCCTTGCGGCCATGCTGCAAAGCTGCACCCTCGGGGTATCAGTAGTCAACATAGATAACGGGATAGGGGCGGGCGCTGTGGCTGCAAGCATATGCCGCCGGGTCCGGCTCAGGGGCGGCGCGGAGCCGAGCGCAGATCCGCGCCCGTAA
- a CDS encoding Fe-S oxidoreductase (COG1032), producing MTNYRGNFLYGFIACGPYEVLPEWVFDKVFCPAVETDPQTGEAKVAQVGLRRVQGALRQGYKKEEVFVANPDYIDKPIGPDTKVVGINVMDPLGMAPVTTTMSPEKLSYVAMKFKRLCARLIQLKKKYDFKVVIGGNGAWELAKPDRMKIHGIDTVVIGEADELAMDLFTDLEKGDAPELMHCFVKNIQNIPVIDEPTVNSLIEAMRGCGRGCDFCDVNKRSKKDLPPDRLQKEAKVNLDYGFDSIWLHSDEMLLYGCDNRDFIPNRDAITDLWKGLKGLGANFIGTTHMTFSAVAADPELMHNIATINRQHENNRWLSTNLGIETVAPDLVKKHLGVKTRPFAPEEWGSVVRKGAEIMNENHWFPAATIIIGWPDESPADVQYTLDMVTDFRAMDFRGLVAPLLYQDFSEKNSMHFGNLNEAQFTLFWKCWENNLKVINDIIPIILRNKTYGPPMKLFMYGIIKAGTWAIMRYLRGLCKDLFNGKMPDEIVEKYARSRSVSAPKIETKKL from the coding sequence ATGACGAACTACAGGGGGAACTTTCTCTATGGGTTTATCGCATGCGGCCCCTACGAGGTGCTGCCCGAGTGGGTCTTTGACAAGGTCTTCTGCCCCGCAGTCGAGACGGACCCCCAGACAGGCGAGGCCAAGGTCGCCCAGGTGGGCCTGAGAAGGGTCCAGGGGGCCCTCCGCCAGGGCTACAAAAAGGAGGAGGTCTTTGTCGCCAACCCGGATTACATAGACAAGCCGATAGGCCCCGACACAAAGGTTGTCGGGATAAACGTGATGGACCCGCTGGGAATGGCGCCGGTCACCACGACCATGTCGCCTGAAAAGCTCTCCTATGTGGCCATGAAGTTCAAGAGGCTCTGCGCCAGGCTGATACAGCTGAAGAAAAAGTACGACTTCAAGGTGGTCATAGGCGGCAACGGCGCCTGGGAGCTGGCAAAGCCCGACAGGATGAAGATCCACGGGATAGACACTGTCGTCATAGGCGAGGCCGACGAGCTGGCAATGGACCTGTTTACCGACCTTGAAAAGGGCGACGCGCCGGAGCTGATGCACTGCTTTGTAAAGAACATACAGAACATACCGGTAATAGACGAGCCGACGGTAAACTCGCTGATAGAGGCGATGAGGGGCTGCGGCAGGGGCTGTGACTTTTGCGACGTGAACAAGCGCTCAAAGAAAGACCTCCCCCCGGACAGGCTGCAAAAAGAGGCCAAGGTCAACCTCGACTATGGATTTGATTCAATCTGGCTCCACTCTGACGAGATGCTTTTGTACGGGTGCGACAACCGCGACTTTATACCAAACAGGGACGCCATCACCGATCTCTGGAAGGGCCTCAAGGGGCTTGGCGCCAACTTTATCGGGACCACCCACATGACATTCTCTGCGGTGGCGGCGGACCCGGAACTGATGCACAACATAGCCACCATCAACCGGCAGCACGAGAACAACAGGTGGCTATCAACCAACCTTGGAATAGAGACCGTCGCGCCGGACTTGGTAAAAAAGCACCTCGGCGTCAAGACAAGGCCGTTTGCGCCGGAGGAATGGGGCAGCGTGGTCAGGAAGGGCGCCGAGATAATGAACGAGAACCACTGGTTCCCTGCTGCGACAATAATCATCGGGTGGCCCGACGAATCCCCGGCGGACGTGCAGTACACGCTCGACATGGTGACAGATTTCAGGGCCATGGATTTCAGGGGCCTGGTGGCGCCGCTGCTCTACCAGGACTTTAGCGAAAAGAACTCTATGCACTTTGGCAACCTCAACGAGGCGCAGTTTACCTTGTTCTGGAAGTGCTGGGAGAACAACCTCAAGGTGATAAACGACATCATACCGATAATACTCCGGAACAAGACCTACGGCCCGCCGATGAAGCTCTTCATGTACGGGATAATCAAGGCTGGCACCTGGGCGATAATGAGATACCTCAGGGGCCTCTGCAAGGACCTATTCAACGGCAAGATGCCCGACGAGATAGTCGAGAAATACGCAAGGAGCAGGTCGGTATCCGCCCCCAAGATAGAGACCAAAAAGCTCTGA
- a CDS encoding secreted periplasmic Zn-dependent protease, with protein MLLLAAPAVGEALAENLHVSADGIFSGSMVIEVVVRDTEISDTSGTVGEPDVTVNGRDLRMVQSSDGAWYAYFAHAGAARAADQAAIGAAGESLDFGEFCGPDTAAGVLGADFSDTEAVAVPRGGLEGASDGQGPLGECTGSADGPVINNVVRRASSPSSASGAPPGQIGIDPDMWPIIQLFSFRDVEVKYNRAGGVQQEDIEYGEMEGISVELDRATYPAGAEVFVTVHDMQLNQDPTDEDSWTFASSGVFYQAYTDRGSDAGNGGPGLVDLEGSLGRLGFEDNGRLEVDPGGVLVLKTNRHQPDVSVTDGINEFGGIVTLVETRPSSGVFVSYDSSSTSVIGTGPDAPRGLAGSIRYNDEAASVPTGPTDASISVEYRDGVPRPGTRADVIVTDADQDASSRERDSLGADRASSVLPTMYIGSPLTLERASDVSFFGSRGPATGERAGHGQAKDGSGRLVVDGVPAGTEGLSIKTGYSSGALRSLLVSDNQGSNWLNYDFTSMGRALGRASVHLAFGDPADPSGVLLAEGLGSPRGLVQIDEDAAASAADSSGTAYMVVDFGGAAPSGLEGPLPIILDLFSFGEQNGRDVNNAVYRFELEEERDSPGVFTGTLEYVVPGPGGTGDPGLVSSLRTIDEDVRFLGGGRAMDDVVITYSDLDRTGISTGQSEAREAEVHSGSVRTDSNSYGFGRPVTIILEDPDLNRSHDTLEVYGTVNDPASPYVDTVGSPDGGILLEVIINGERYRRCTVDGVEHGGLAASGFSLVETGPGTGIFEGSFKMPSWICSKDGDRLISPAGGNIDARYHDARDSSGNPNIFGLGAPPQAGASQQAGASPEPRSGEVPPAADPRTLLQPAYGGTAEVTVEGSLAGQRRGEPVSIFLNSPDGSVSTFGISVTDSGRYRAVLMLGHESPPGEYTADVEYLGEHVGSASFTLDAPRIPGWVRDSARWWSGGIISDGEFLDGLEYLARTGVVDVPAGEGLQRVPDWTRDSARWWADGMITDDEFLQSMEFLAGRGLIRT; from the coding sequence ATGCTGCTGCTTGCCGCGCCCGCGGTAGGCGAGGCGCTGGCCGAGAACCTGCATGTGTCGGCCGACGGGATATTCTCAGGATCCATGGTAATCGAGGTGGTCGTGCGGGATACTGAAATATCGGATACTAGCGGCACCGTGGGGGAGCCTGACGTGACGGTAAACGGCCGGGACCTGCGGATGGTGCAGTCTTCTGACGGAGCCTGGTATGCGTACTTTGCGCATGCGGGGGCTGCAAGGGCGGCAGACCAGGCCGCAATCGGAGCGGCAGGCGAGAGCCTGGACTTTGGCGAGTTCTGCGGGCCCGATACTGCAGCAGGCGTTCTGGGCGCGGACTTTTCTGACACGGAGGCTGTTGCCGTCCCCCGGGGGGGCCTGGAGGGCGCCTCCGACGGGCAGGGCCCGCTGGGCGAGTGCACGGGATCAGCTGACGGCCCTGTCATCAACAATGTGGTCAGAAGGGCCAGCTCCCCGAGCTCGGCGTCGGGCGCACCGCCGGGCCAGATAGGAATTGATCCGGATATGTGGCCGATTATACAGCTCTTCTCGTTTCGCGACGTGGAGGTAAAGTACAACAGGGCGGGCGGCGTTCAGCAGGAGGATATCGAGTACGGCGAGATGGAGGGAATATCCGTCGAGCTTGACAGGGCCACGTATCCGGCGGGGGCGGAGGTCTTTGTTACTGTGCACGACATGCAGCTCAACCAGGATCCTACAGACGAGGACTCGTGGACGTTTGCATCCAGCGGGGTGTTCTACCAGGCCTATACTGACAGGGGCTCGGACGCCGGCAACGGGGGCCCGGGATTGGTCGACCTTGAGGGGAGCCTCGGGCGGTTAGGCTTTGAGGACAACGGCCGGCTCGAGGTGGACCCCGGCGGGGTGCTGGTCCTAAAGACAAACCGCCACCAGCCGGATGTCTCGGTTACCGACGGGATTAACGAGTTCGGGGGGATAGTCACACTGGTCGAGACGCGCCCAAGCTCGGGCGTCTTTGTCAGCTATGATTCGTCGTCAACATCCGTAATAGGGACGGGCCCCGACGCGCCCAGGGGCCTCGCGGGATCCATACGGTACAACGACGAGGCAGCCTCGGTGCCCACGGGCCCGACCGATGCGTCTATTTCTGTTGAATACCGGGATGGCGTGCCGCGGCCCGGCACGAGGGCGGACGTTATAGTAACAGACGCGGACCAGGACGCCAGCTCCAGGGAGCGGGACAGCCTCGGGGCCGACCGCGCATCGTCCGTCCTACCAACAATGTACATCGGCAGCCCGCTTACACTCGAGCGGGCCTCGGATGTATCGTTCTTTGGCTCCCGGGGGCCGGCCACCGGCGAGCGGGCAGGGCACGGACAGGCGAAAGACGGCTCGGGGCGGCTTGTTGTAGACGGCGTCCCCGCGGGGACAGAGGGGCTCTCGATAAAGACGGGGTATTCTTCAGGCGCACTGCGGTCCCTGCTGGTATCCGATAACCAAGGGAGCAACTGGCTCAACTATGATTTTACCTCGATGGGGAGGGCACTGGGCAGGGCCTCTGTCCACCTGGCCTTTGGGGATCCCGCGGACCCGTCGGGTGTACTGCTGGCAGAAGGCCTTGGGTCCCCGCGCGGCCTTGTACAGATAGATGAGGATGCTGCAGCATCAGCCGCCGATTCGTCGGGGACTGCCTATATGGTGGTGGACTTTGGGGGGGCCGCTCCATCGGGGCTGGAGGGGCCGCTGCCTATCATCCTGGATCTCTTCTCCTTTGGGGAACAAAACGGCAGGGATGTCAACAACGCAGTGTACAGGTTTGAGCTTGAAGAGGAGCGGGACTCGCCGGGCGTATTCACGGGGACGCTCGAGTATGTCGTGCCGGGGCCCGGCGGCACGGGCGACCCAGGCCTTGTATCTTCGCTGCGCACGATAGACGAGGACGTCAGGTTCCTGGGCGGCGGCAGGGCCATGGACGACGTGGTGATAACTTACTCTGATCTTGACAGGACGGGCATATCCACCGGGCAGTCGGAGGCGCGCGAGGCCGAAGTGCACTCGGGCAGCGTCAGGACCGACTCTAACAGCTACGGGTTCGGCAGGCCGGTCACCATAATACTCGAGGATCCGGACCTGAACAGGAGCCACGATACGCTGGAGGTCTATGGGACTGTAAACGATCCCGCGTCCCCGTATGTGGACACGGTGGGGTCGCCAGACGGCGGGATCCTGCTGGAGGTTATAATCAACGGCGAAAGGTACAGGCGCTGCACTGTCGATGGTGTAGAGCACGGGGGGCTTGCGGCAAGCGGCTTCTCGCTGGTGGAGACTGGGCCCGGCACCGGGATATTCGAGGGCAGCTTCAAGATGCCGTCATGGATATGCAGCAAGGACGGGGACAGGCTGATCTCGCCTGCCGGCGGCAACATTGATGCAAGGTATCACGACGCAAGGGATTCATCGGGCAACCCCAACATATTCGGGCTTGGCGCACCGCCGCAGGCCGGCGCATCCCAGCAGGCAGGCGCATCCCCGGAGCCCAGGTCCGGCGAGGTGCCCCCTGCTGCCGACCCCCGGACGCTGCTGCAGCCTGCATACGGGGGAACCGCGGAGGTTACAGTAGAGGGCTCGCTTGCGGGGCAGAGAAGGGGCGAGCCTGTCTCCATATTTCTAAACTCGCCTGATGGTTCCGTCAGCACGTTTGGCATCTCCGTAACGGACTCGGGCAGGTACAGGGCCGTGCTAATGCTCGGCCACGAGTCGCCCCCCGGGGAATACACTGCCGATGTAGAGTATCTCGGGGAGCACGTGGGCTCCGCCTCGTTTACACTGGATGCACCGCGGATACCCGGGTGGGTGCGGGACAGCGCCCGGTGGTGGTCCGGCGGCATCATATCAGACGGCGAGTTTCTCGACGGGCTGGAATACCTTGCCAGGACCGGGGTGGTGGATGTGCCCGCGGGGGAGGGGCTGCAGCGCGTGCCGGACTGGACAAGGGACAGCGCCCGCTGGTGGGCTGACGGGATGATCACAGACGACGAGTTTTTGCAGTCGATGGAGTTTCTTGCCGGAAGGGGATTGATCCGCACATGA